The DNA segment GGGGGAGTGTTGTAAATCCATTGTTAAATGGATGTCCATAACCCCCCTCCCAAATTTATcttattgtataaaaaatgaatattcATAACCCCTAAATTCATTATCTTATAACCCCTAAATCATGTATAAACTACCTTAATATTAGTTTTTAGTACTTTGTAACTTATGGTTTTTTAAGCCTTATAAAAAGAGGGATTTTAAAGATTATTGAATGTGAATGTTCTCTTGTTGattctatatttattttaaattttataacaacATTTCTTAAAACAGATATTGTTTAGTTTATTAATATGGAAATGATTGTTTGGAgtgaatggaattttaaaaggaTGCGATTCCCCTCTATATATTCTGTTTACATCATAATTTATTGCGTTCCCCTTCTTTTTCTCtattattatgttaatttaatcattatttttattcCATTTATAAGATTCGTCAACATCGCATCCAACCCTGTCAACATAACTGTATCTTTTTGGtgttttcttattctttttttagtGCTGATACTGTTTCTCCATTATTGGATGTCTGCCCAACTCCTTGTCTAACTTCATCTATTTAAGCAACCTCTGCTGAAATTGATTTATGGTTAAAAGAACAGGAATTTGAGATAAAGAAATTACTTTGGGTTCGATTTTTATAAGTGAACTCCCGAATGCATGAATTCCATATAAGAAACTGCACTCCGAAACGAGATTAAGACTAGACAAAGTCTAAGATACCCTCGATTGTCACCTTATCAGAAAAATCTCATGTAGTTCCAAAATTGTTGCTTTTCTTAAAGAAGGAGAAAACCGTGGAATGAAATATGTTAATTACACTATGGGGTTTTTTGCTTAAATTTGTTCAAATGAGATTCTGTAGTTGCTAATGAGCAAGAGTTAGGCTTAGATAACTTTATTTAGTGTAGTTTTGGTTCCGCCAATGATTGTTGTTTAGgcttttgtcattctcagtttTTTTCTCTTGGCACTAGCTTTCCATGCCAATTCCAAGCTCcaattctttatttttgtttcaaaatatatGTCCTCTCAATGCGCATATATGGACATGAAAAATATGATTCGTATTTGATACTCATGTTTAAATTTCTCCTCCTGCATCAGTCACTTGGCACCCCAAGCTTTCTTCAGTGACTACTCATACTAAACTACTGAAGCAGCAGAGATTATTGTTTAGCTTCTGTTCTCTTGTTATGGAGTTCTCACTCTTTGTGCTAGAGATGTGTTTCACAATTATAGCATTACTATGTTATCCAGTGTGTCTACAGGGGAATCCAAATGCATCCCCGTTCCCCAGTAATTTTCTGTTCGGAACAGCCTCTTCATCTTATCAGGTTCCTTTTTTGCTTTTTATCAGTCTCTTTTTACAGTTTGTTTTTAGCCACTAATGGATTGTTTATCATGTTTTCATACATAACTTTCTCCCAGTTTGAAGGAGCATTCTTGAGTGATGGCAAAGGCCTAAACAATTGGGATGCTTTCACTCACAAGCCTGGTTAGAATTACTCATATTATACAAAGTTCAATGCACATGTGTTTTATCTGTTGTTCCTTTGGTGCTCAAAACAGTTATGGGGGGGGGGTTTACAGGCAATATTCTGGATGGAAGCAATGGAGATATAGCTGTTGATCATTACCATCTATACCAGGCAATAGTTTCAAAATAAGACTGCATTTTCTTCAAATATCTAAACATGTTCCATGAAAATGAGCAAGTTTTATATGATTTTGAAACAGGAAGATTTGGATTTGATGCAAGACATTGGGGTCAACAGCTATCGCTTGTCCATTTCATGGGCAAGAATCCTTCCTAGTGAGTTTTGTTTCATGAAAACGAATGAGTTTAACATGATTCGTCATAGCTGTTTCTTTTAAGTCTCTTAATCTCAAAATGACTTGTGCAGAGGGAAGATTTGGAAGTGTTAATAAAGCTGGCATCCATCACTATAACAAGCTCATAAACACTCTTCTCCTTAAAGGTCTCTCTCTAGTTCCCCTTTATGTTACTCAGGTATCTCCCATGTATTCGGAGGATCTTTGAACTTTTTGTGTCACAGGGATCCAACCCTTTGTGTCATTGACTCATTACGACATTCCTCAAGAACTTGAAAATAGATATGGGGCATGGTTAAGTTCCCAAGTACAGTAAGTGGCAATCAATCTCCTACAATTCCTTGTCTTGCTATTCCATCTTCATTTGGCTACCATCAATATAGATTTGAACATTTTCAGGGAAGACTTTAAGTACCATGCAGATATATGCTTCAAATATTTTGGAGACAGGGTGAAGTATTGGACTACCTTCAATGAACCTAATGTTGCAGTAATAAGGGGCTATAGATCAGGGATTTACCCACCTTCTCGTTGTTCAAGCTCATTTGGGAATTGCAGTAACGGGGATTCTGAAAAAGAGCCTTTCATTGCAGCCCACAACATCATCTTGTCACATGCAGCTGCTGTTGATGTTTACAGAACCAAATATCAGgtaaattcaattactcaaactCTGAGAAACATAGTTCAATGTTAAAAGCCATACTGTTTCATTGTAATTATGTAGAAACAACAAGGAGGTAGCATTGGAATTGTCATGAATGCCATCTGGTATGAACCTATAAGCAATTCCTTAAAAGACAAACAAGCAGCTGAGAGAGCCCAAGCTTTCTACATGAATTGGTAAGAAATCAAACATTCAGAAATGAAATTAAGAGCTTTCAAGCCTTGCTTTGACTCTTTACAACTTCAGGTTCTTAGATCCAATCATAATGGGGAAATATCCTAAAGAAATGCAAGAAATCCTTGACTTCAATTTGCCTTCATTTTCAAATCATGACCAGGAGAAACTAAACAGTACTGGACTTGAT comes from the Gossypium hirsutum isolate 1008001.06 chromosome A06, Gossypium_hirsutum_v2.1, whole genome shotgun sequence genome and includes:
- the LOC107961977 gene encoding beta-glucosidase 46, coding for MEFSLFVLEMCFTIIALLCYPVCLQGNPNASPFPSNFLFGTASSSYQFEGAFLSDGKGLNNWDAFTHKPGNILDGSNGDIAVDHYHLYQEDLDLMQDIGVNSYRLSISWARILPKGRFGSVNKAGIHHYNKLINTLLLKGIQPFVSLTHYDIPQELENRYGAWLSSQVQEDFKYHADICFKYFGDRVKYWTTFNEPNVAVIRGYRSGIYPPSRCSSSFGNCSNGDSEKEPFIAAHNIILSHAAAVDVYRTKYQKQQGGSIGIVMNAIWYEPISNSLKDKQAAERAQAFYMNWFLDPIIMGKYPKEMQEILDFNLPSFSNHDQEKLNSTGLDFIGINHYTSFYTKDCMFSVCEQGPGNTKIEGFALRTATKNGVFIGESTALDWLFVHPQGMEKIITYVKERYNNIPMFITENGFCENDKSDSLTEKTLNDVNRVEYISGYLDALAAALRKGADVRGYFLWSLLDNFEWTLGFTIRFGLHHVDFTTLKRTPRGSATWYKQFIANHTAEKILMPQHYPGNQLGQHFNTI